tcctctccctgcaccaAGGCTTATCTGGGCCATGGTGGAGCAGGCGCCTGTGTGGCCCCCCCGTCACCCCATGTCCTCCCCATCCATGCTGCAGCATGTCCCCACACATCAGCGTCAGCAGCCACCAGCACCCCGGGCAGTGCTGGCAGCCCAAGGAGGGAGCAGGcagacacacagacagacagacagacaggcacTTGCAAGATGCCCAGGCTTTATTGCAAAATTGTCTTCAGTTGgcagctccagctcagcagGGACAGGCTGTCTGTGCCCCAAACCCTCCCCTCTCCAGCGCAGGGGCTGCCAGGTGGGACCGAAGATTCACAGGGAGAGAAGCACCCAAATCCGAGCACCTCCCGGCGGGGGGTGGCCGTGACGGGTGGCgcagccctggcagggcagggggcaagggggaaggagggcatCCCTGCGGTTCCAAGGTGGTCGGGGCGGGTGGGCAGCCCGGTGCCCTGGTGCTGCCGGCTGCCTCAGAGAGCCGCAGGTTTTCCCGGTCACGGCTCCTGCGCCGGCTCCTCACCCAGGCAGCCCCGCATGCCAGGGCCAGCGCGACAAGCACCTTCACgctgaggaagagcagcaggtaGGTGATGCTGAGCTGGGACCTGTGTAGGAGAAAGGAGATGATGCTAGAGCAATAAGGATGGGGACTGGGGCACTTGCATGTCTGCCAGCTGCCCCGCTTGCCCCCGGGATGCTCCTTGGGGCTGCTGCAACTGGAGggacccagggctgggggatgcaggggaaAAAGGTGTCTTAGGCCAGGGGATGCTGTTGGGGGCCCGCCCAGACCCTGAGCCCCGACTCACAGCACTGGAGGGTCCCCACAGCCCGTGGGGCACAGGCGGTTGGTGGTCAACGGGCTCACGTCGCTGCCCTCAGTTGTGGCTGAAGCAGCTGAGAGGAAAACACAGAGTCAGAACAAAGTAGGGACCCCCCCGCACCCTGTCCTGCCCCCTGCGCAGGGGGTCTCTCCCCCAAAACTTTGGCCACAGATGTGGAGGTGGGGGTCTCCAGGCAATGCACTGGGaactgaggaggaggaggaagaaaaaggggggtTTTATTGGGAGGAACTGGGACCCCCAAGGGACGGGCTTGTGGAAGCAGAGATGCTGAACGGGAGTGAGGGagatgctctgctctgcacaaAGCTCCATACAGCCTCCGTCCCTTGTCCAAATTTGCACTGGGGCCATCTCCAGTGGGTCTCAGTGCCTGCAAGGAGCTTGTTCCCGCTTTGACAACCCTGGTGTTCCCCTGGCTGGGGTGGCCCTGTCCCCAGCGCTCTGACCCAAGTGACAGGCTCCATTGCACACCCTTGCTTTGCTCCCAGCCTGGCTTTACCTGTGGAGACCATCACTTTGGTGATGCGCCGCAGGCTGAACTCCCGGCTCTTCATCACCCTGCAGAAGTACCAGCCGGCATCCTCCGGCTTGACACTGCCCAGTGTCATCGTGAATGAGCATGCCGAGTAGTTGTCCCTGATGGACACCCTGCCCTGCGTCACCGTCACCTCTGAGCTGTTGGTTTGGGCAATGTAGGTGAAGCAAAATGAGAGGCAGGCCCGCCGGCACCAGTGCTTGGAGTAGAGCTTGTAGCCCAGTTTGTAGCTGCAGGACACTGTCAGCGAGCCACCCTGCTCAGCCGTCATCTGCGCAAGGCCCATCACCACCCAGCTGCCTgtgggggacagggagaggtTCTGCAATCACGTACCAGCATTGCCTAGGGGAACCAGGAGGGATCTGAGCCCGGGATGCTCGGGAGCAGCCTGTCCCAAGGGAGGCTCCCCCCACTGCGCTGGGGAGCAGTGCTGAGGTGAGATGTCCccagtcattaaaaaaagagcCTCTGTCAAGCGTGTGTGTTATTAAATGAGCAAAAAGCCATATTACCAGGGTTCATATGATAACAATACAAGCATATGTTGGAGATCACCCACTGTAGCTGTCTGCTAACCACAAGAAAAGGTCAGTATCAGCTGGGCTCTTGCCATGACCATGGTGGGCTTCCTGGGCTGGCTCGGTCCCAGCCTCTCCGCAGCTCTGCCAGAGCCTGTGGGGTGGGAACCGCCTGACCTGTGCTCCTGGGTCTTACCTGGGAAAAGGGTCCAAACCAGGAAAATCctcattttccagcttctcGCTCCTGATGCGGAATTTTCCCCGTGGTTATTCATGAAGCACTCTGTGGGATGGAGCCAGGTTCACACGCACCTGGGCATCCCAGGAGTTTCCCAAACCTTTCTCTTGTTGCTTCCCTGGGCAGTGCTTACACACAGACTCTGGATGTCTTTTTTAAAGGCGGTTGCTTCCTCCCCTTTGCCAGGGACCGTGACTCACGCTGGGGGTGTCTCATGAGAAAGACGCTCTGCTGTTGCTCTGAACCcgctgctgcttcccagcaagATGCCAAAATGCAGCGGGTTCCTCTGCTGTGATGCCTGTTCCAGCAGGGAACACAGCCCCTCAAGGCCCGAAGGGCTTCAGGGGGCTTTGCAGGGGAGCCGGGCCAGACCTGGGGTCTGGGGACCGGGGTAGGGTGAATGCAGATCAGCCCCTGCGGATGGATGGTTGGGACCACTGGGATGATCTCCTGGTTGTGTTGGACTGGGATAATGGACTGGCATAATGGACAGCCATCCCCACTGCACTGCTGCTCCCCGGCTCCCGAGCTGGCTGCCAGTGCGAGCTGggctgcttttgtttgtctTCGCAAGCAGAAGTATCTCATTTCCCCCCCAAAACGCCTTTTCTGGCACAACCGTGGGTTTTGAGTGACAACactgtttttctcctgaaattaaatgtttccaCAGGAAGTTTCagaaacccaaacacaaaaagcaaagccactTTCCAGGCAACTGCTTTGCTGACCACTCTCTTCCTCAATCCTTCttggaaagagcagaaaataccAACTGCCGACGCTGCCGAAGGGCAGCTCTTTCCCCCCATGCCCTGCCCTCCCTGTACCCCCTGCCACAGCAAGAGGAAGCTCCGAGTTTTCCTTCTGATCATCAAGTAACCCCTTTCATTCCCAGTTCAGTGAACCGGCTGATGGGCTGTGAGACGAATCGCTGCGAATAGCAGCAAGATCTAAACTCAGGAAGTGGCTGGCGATTGCAAACCTGCTTTCTGTTGAAAAGCCTTCCTGGTAAGGGTGAGCAGCCAGGGCTTCAGCCACCTCCCCAGCCGCTCTCATCTTCCTTGCTTTGAGTGTCGGTTCCCATTGCCCCCTCCTAACACAGCCCCAGCAGTACCGGGgtgccctggggacccccaaagGGGATGGTGGCaacagagcagctctgtgggtgCACCAGAttgtcccctctcccctccagacCAAGCCCCTGCAGAGGAATTACTTTGTTGGATTTGTCTGAACCCGAAGCAATATGTTTGCTGTTGAGCTGGGAAAACATCCCGCTTCTCAGCCTGTGCAGGAATCAGGGATGTGGTTTCTtgccagcagagaggagtggGTCAGTCTGCCAAAGCAACACAGGGGCAAGGGGGTCTCTGGGTCTCACAGGCCAGGGCATGGTGCCAGCTTGGCCTTGGGCTCCAGCATCATGGCCAGAGGCTGTCACACTGCCAAAACGCCACGGTGATGGGACAGCAGCGGCCACCTCCTGCAATGCTGATCCAGCCAGTGGCTCCCCCCATGATCCCGCTCCCCATTTGGCACTGGATCTTCTTGCAGATGATGAGGCGTGGGTTGTTCCAGGCAGCTCCTGTGGCCCatggcagggcagggatggagccAAACTTTCCCCAGTTTAAGCTCCAGCTTGGCCGCCCGCTGCCCAGGCTGCCActgcagggctgtccgcaggtccctcctgcagcatctccccacttctttttctttctgtcctcatggttttccttcctctttctaaAACTGCTGTGTATGTTTCCATTTCGCAGCAGGGTGATTATATTTGGGTAGATGACGAGACCTACCCAAACAGGGGCTTTTCCTTCCGCAGCTCCTCCACCCAGGGTACGCAGCTGAAATCCTGATGTCTACAcaggaggctgggctgggggagcagaATGGGACCCCCTGCAGCCAGGCTCCCCCAGGaccttccctccatcccacccTGCCCTTCGGCCCCTTTGCTCTGTGCAGAGACATGGAGGGAAGGGAACAAGGTGCCAGGTAGAAATAAAGAAGCAGAAGTTTGAGGGTTGTGTGGGAACAGGGATGACTGCATTTGCGGCAGCACCACCTCCTTCCTGGCCACCTAGGAGTCACCAGGGCCGGGAAGGGATGGAGGTCACGTCTCTGACCAGACACTgaccttcccttcctccccatgtGCTCCTTATTGCTAAGCACAAGAACCGAGGAGGATGAGAAGGGGCTGCCAGCATCCCCTGGTCCCCCATAGCCTGGACCGGGGATGTTGGGCTTTTAACCCCTGATTGAAGGATATTTTAAACACATCCCAAATCTTCTGATCTCCTCTCATTTAATAACCTCATGGTAGGGTGGGGATAAACAATGCTGCTGGCCCGGTGGTGTGCACGTCACCCTGCGGGACCCCGTGGCACACTGGGGTCCTCAGTCTCGTGCAGTACGGAGGGGACAGGGGTTGCTTCTGCGGGATACAGGGAATCTCAatgggagaggcagagagaactCGGGCAGCAGTGGGGAAACACAACCTGGATGGTGGGAGAGCTGCAGAGAATGCGCGTTCTCGGACACGGGGCTTTCTGGCAGCGAGGGGCCAAGCGCGGAGCCACTCAGCGCATGTTCATGTAGATCGGCTGCAGTTCTGGAGCTCTGGAAACTGAAACTTTGTCTCCTTTTTCAAAGTCCTGAAATGGTGGAGAAATGCAAAGATTTAGGGCACTTTGCAGGTCTGCCTATGCTAGAGTACTAAAAGCTCGAGTCTACATAatgcctgttcctgctgggtTTGTGAGCTGCTGCCTGGGACAGGCTGttaaagggaagggaaaggctgGTGTGGGGAAAGGAGTGTGACCCCAAAGCAGGGCAGCTCCTCCTCGCTGCACCCCAAAGCAAGGTGCAGGTCCTCCTTgccacagggctggggacaagGAACAACCATGGGGTAACTTGCTGTGCACCCCTggagctgccccagccccttTTACCTGCCACTTGGCCGGGCTGTTCTCATAGTCATCCTCGGGCGAGCTGAGTTCCGTGTTTATGTAGATGTTATTGGAAGCGTCTGCTCGCTCCCAGCTTGCAGTGACCTGGAGGGCATGAGGTGTGTTGAGGACAAGGGGGACTCCAGGCAGTGGCTCCTTCATGGTGGAGCCATCGCAAGACCCCTGTCCCACCACCCTCCCACCCACGGTACCTGGAGGTCCTCCTTGGACCTCTTCCACTCCATGGCCTGGGCTGCTGGGGGAAGAGCAAGAGAAATGGCTCAGACAAACACGGAGCTCCCTTTGCTGAAGGAGAGCATTTTGGGGGTTCCTGAGCCCTTCCCCATGAGTGTCACATCAGCTCCTGTGTAACCTCAGGTCTGGCCTGACTTTGCCAAGAGTACCCTGGACTGTGGGGCTCAGCGGGTTGGGGTCCTGGGGAGGGCTCCAGCCCCTTTGACTCCAAGTCCTGCTCACCCCTGGGACAGGAGTGGGAGGGCAGTGTGTGGTgcgctggggtggggggacaggtTCTAGGGAGCAGTGTGGGGACCCCCGCAGCCACCCTACAGAGGAGAACCACAGCTTGGGCCCCCAGATCACTTGTACCTCCACTCCTCTCTAGCGATGCTCTTCTCATCCTGCAGCAGATGATGGTGCCCAAAACCAGCACCAGCGCAGCACAGGATGTCAGGACCAGGACAAGCAGGTTTGGGGTGCtaggagggaagaaaaggctgTTACTGCCCTTCTGCACTGCCGCCTCCACGGCCCTGTGGCCTGGGGAGGGCTTTCGTGCTTGTATTTGGCATGACCCCAGGGGCTATGAGACTCCGTGGGCTGGCAAGGATGTTCCAAGGATTTCTCCCAAGTTTCCTGGCCAGGGATCCATGCATGGGTACACGCAATGTCTGGCCAACTTGGCATGACTGAGTTGCAGAGATTCATCCCCCACCTCCATGGACAAGTGCCCAGATGCAGCACACACCTGCCTGAGGTGTCAGGGTGCCCCGcagccctgcaggagctgggcaaAGGCTCTGGGAGCCCCAACCAGTGCAGCCCTACAGCATGCAGGGGTACGGCAGCCTCCTTAGCATCACATTTTGCTTCCTCCAGAGATGTCCTGCTGGCCCGAAAGCCCTGTGACAGGCTGGATGCTGCATCCTCGGGCTGCCTGGTCCTTGGGCTAGGAACAGTCCCTCTCCTCCTCGGTAGCCCTGGCACTCACCCAGCCTGCAGGCTTCTGACTTTTGGCGTGGATGTGGTGTTTTCCACCTCCGGGAGAGTCCATGGGAAGGTGGGAGCAGATGTGGCCTCTTCCCCCTGTGTCGTGTGGAAGTCATAGTGTGTTGTCTTGGGCACTGTGGTATAAAGAAATGGGAAGCAAAGCACCGTGGCGCATGTTACCTGGTCCTGGGCTGTAGCTGAGGTTGGTGACTGGGGGGTTCAGGGTCTCAGAGGCTGGTGGTGGGGACATGATGGGGGTGGCTGGGAAACACCAAGCATAGCCCCAGGGGGGCTGCTTGCACCATGGGAGCGAGGTGGAGGATGCTGGGTGATGACTGAAGGAAACTGGGAGGGGGAGGGCTTCCATCCCTGGCTCTCCCCGTCCTCCCTCCTAAGCCTCCCCTCTCTCCATTCCCTCTGCCCTTCCAGCCTCCATCAAAGCAGAACGGCCACACCAGGTGCTTACCTGGGAGAACAGACACCACGACGGGGAACATGGGGTCGTACCAGGCTACCTGGATCCCACACCAGTACTGATCCCCGTCCTCCATGCTCAGGTTCGCCATGGTCACCACGAACACGTGCCGAGTGGGGTCATCTTGCAGCGACACCCTGTCCCCGCTTGCCTTATCCCCGGGGGCTGTAGTCTGAACGAGGATGGAGCAGGAAAACCAGCTGCTGCCCCTGCACCAGTACTTATTAGCATCCACCAGATTCGGCTCGTACTCGCAGGGTACCTCCACGGAGCCCCCAGGGAAGCCGCTCACCTCTGCAGGGCCCTTCAGAGCCCAGCATCCTGCAGGGAAAGAGGCCATGCCAGCCTGCAGGCAAGCACAAGCCCACGCACAAGCCTCCTGCCTGTGCCCAGTCCCCCGGCCACAGGAGCTGCTTCGTGCTACCCCTGGAAAACCTGTCCTGCagccgggggggctgcagcccctgggtCTGGGTTTGAGGTGGGGGGAGGCTATGTGGGGCCaggggctgaggagggagggagggcatgGGGGGAACCGCTTGGTCTCTCTTTGCCTCCCTGTGAAAGCCCAGTGCCTGGAAAGCCACTTCTGCTTCTGCCAGTGGGCTCTCTGAGAAAAGCTGCCCCTCTGGGACGCTGCTGCCCACCCCAAAGTGTTTCGGTTTCTGTTAAAGCCATCTCTGACAGCAAGCACAAGGTAGGAAGCccaccctgccagccctgcctgccctgctcgccctgcctgctgctctcaTGGCACAGGGGGGGCATAGGATTTGCAggctccctgcagcctcccGCGGGGTGTTTTTAGGGCTCCGTGAGTTGGAATAGGTTGCCAAGCTCTACGTGGGATTGAAATAATTAATCAGTTCTTGGCAGAGGGGAAAGTAGGGAAGAAATATATCCATGAGGCATTTCCGTCACTACAGACTGAGGATGTGGATTTTGGAAGGCCAGCACAGCCTCAGTGAGCCCTCACCCACTCCCGTCAACACGAGAAGGTCCCGCTCTCACCTGGGAGGAGAATCCAGGTCCAGACCAGGAGATTTTCCCGCATCCCACTCACTGGGTGGTTGCAGGCTCAGCCCTCGGTCCCCAGAGCTACATGTCCCCAGCAGCGGCCATGCCGGGCTCCAGCCCTTCACCACCGCCGTGCCGCTCCTTGGCTTCCTGCCCCAGCTTCACTTCCCCCAGGGCGTGGGTGCCGCCTCGCTTCTCTAGCTCCGGGAAGCATGTAGGGCTGTTCCTCTGGGCCAGGGAGACCCACACCAACTGCTTCTTTCCAAACTCACTCAGCCTGAGTAGTAACTTTgcccttgccagcagctctGGCGGCCAGGAAGCCGAGGAGGGGGTCGGAAGTAGGGGGACGGCTTAGGCAAAGACCTCGTGAGGCTAAACTCAGCCTTCACTTTCTGTTTAAGAGTTTCAGggttaatgaaaaattaagttcagcttttcaaaggggaaaagCTGATGTCGAAGAGGAGAAATACACTGAGGATGGCCAAATCACTATGGGCCAGCGGCCCGTGCTCTGCTCCCACCGGTACCCATGTGCTGGGCTGCTCTGGGCTGCGTGcatgaggagcagcagctggaagagctgggGTTTAGTTTCCAACTGCCTTGTGCTGCCCAGAACCAGCCCTGGTGTGACCAGGAGCACTGGTGCCAGGGTGGGAGAGCCACCCCCCAGCAAGGTGTCACACACCGGCTCTCCCAGTGGTGGTGTACGGCTGACGGTACACAAGAGCTGCTGACATACAGCACACTGACCTGTGGGATACGGCAGAGGACCGAGCTCTTCGACATACAAATAAGAAGGTGTCAGCCCATCTGGGAACCCGTCAGGCAGGAGAGGCAGACACCAAGTTACCCTGCAAGTGTTTTTGCATGCAGACTGGAGAGACGCAAGGAGATGTGCAGGCATCCCTGCCGCTGCTCGGCAAAGCGCAGTGAGCCCTTCCCACCGTTCCCTCGAGGAAGGAGGAGgactgggagaagctgctcagAGGTGGAGGCTCCAGCTGGAACATGCGCGGGGAAGGCACCTACAAAGGCAtttgctggctggggattttgAGGGCAGCTCGGTTATCCAAAAGCAGCCAG
This region of Buteo buteo chromosome 13, bButBut1.hap1.1, whole genome shotgun sequence genomic DNA includes:
- the LOC142038432 gene encoding uncharacterized protein LOC142038432; its protein translation is MNNHGENSASGARSWKMRIFLVWTLFPGSWVVMGLAQMTAEQGGSLTVSCSYKLGYKLYSKHWCRRACLSFCFTYIAQTNSSEVTVTQGRVSIRDNYSACSFTMTLGSVKPEDAGWYFCRVMKSREFSLRRITKVMVSTAASATTEGSDVSPLTTNRLCPTGCGDPPVLSQLSITYLLLFLSVKVLVALALACGAAWVRSRRRSRDRENLRLSEAAGSTRAPGCPPAPTTLEPQGCPPSPLPPALPGLRHPSRPPPAGRCSDLGASLPVNLRSHLAAPALERGGFGAQTACPC
- the LOC142038433 gene encoding CMRF35-like molecule 5 isoform X1, which produces MRENLLVWTWILLPGCWALKGPAEVSGFPGGSVEVPCEYEPNLVDANKYWCRGSSWFSCSILVQTTAPGDKASGDRVSLQDDPTRHVFVVTMANLSMEDGDQYWCGIQVAWYDPMFPVVVSVLPVPKTTHYDFHTTQGEEATSAPTFPWTLPEVENTTSTPKVRSLQAGTPNLLVLVLTSCAALVLVLGTIICCRMRRASLERSGAAQAMEWKRSKEDLQVTASWERADASNNIYINTELSSPEDDYENSPAKWQDFEKGDKVSVSRAPELQPIYMNMR
- the LOC142038433 gene encoding CMRF35-like molecule 5 isoform X2, with product MRENLLVWTWILLPGCWALKGPAEVSGFPGGSVEVPCEYEPNLVDANKYWCRGSSWFSCSILVQTTAPGDKASGDRVSLQDDPTRHVFVVTMANLSMEDGDQYWCGIQVAWYDPMFPVVVSVLPVPKTTHYDFHTTQGEEATSAPTFPWTLPEVENTTSTPKVRSLQAGTPNLLVLVLTSCAALVLVLGTIICCRMRRASLERSGAQAMEWKRSKEDLQVTASWERADASNNIYINTELSSPEDDYENSPAKWQDFEKGDKVSVSRAPELQPIYMNMR